The following are from one region of the Kiritimatiellia bacterium genome:
- a CDS encoding metal-dependent hydrolase produces the protein MKAEHHLAVSLTTAAAIYAATRSAPLIGSFLVAGVLLDLDHWVDYWAEYGRRFDVRHFFESVSHKEFRKAFLFLHAWEWVALCGLLAWWRNWNPWLSGLTLGWGLHLLLDQLCNSTRPWTYFLLWRAFGRFEYKRSFPVPYVPRRTGRS, from the coding sequence ATGAAAGCGGAGCACCATCTGGCGGTTTCCTTGACGACGGCGGCGGCGATCTATGCCGCCACCCGATCCGCGCCGCTGATCGGTTCGTTCCTCGTGGCCGGGGTTCTCCTGGACCTGGATCACTGGGTGGACTACTGGGCCGAGTACGGCAGGCGGTTTGATGTCCGGCACTTCTTCGAGTCGGTCTCCCACAAGGAATTCCGGAAAGCCTTTCTTTTTCTCCATGCCTGGGAATGGGTCGCGCTGTGCGGCCTCCTGGCCTGGTGGCGGAATTGGAACCCCTGGCTCTCGGGCCTGACGCTGGGGTGGGGGCTGCACCTGCTCCTTGACCAACTCTGCAATTCGACCCGGCCCTGGACCTATTTCCTGCTGTGGCGCGCGTTCGGCCGATTCGAGTACAAGCGCTCGTTCCCCGTGCCGTACGTTCCCCGGCGAACGGGCCGGTCCTGA